One window of Botrimarina mediterranea genomic DNA carries:
- the xdhC gene encoding xanthine dehydrogenase accessory protein XdhC: MAAADFLRRSSELADAATPLVVVTLIEATGSTPADTGAKMLVTADGLEIGTVGGGRVEAKAIDEAITLLKVKGGCKLVDWSLKADVGMTCGGRVKLFFEPVGVADWPIVVFGAGHVTQALAAILVRLPCQLTCIDPRNEWLAKLPKGVRVIETSDPPAEVDRLPDNAFVLCMTQGHKSDLPVLVRLFQSDRTFPYVGVIGSKAKAAVLRKELKEAGVPVERAEFHCPVGLQIGTNHPVEIAVSITAQLIEVRDALALKK; encoded by the coding sequence ATGGCCGCCGCCGATTTCCTCCGCCGATCGTCCGAACTCGCCGACGCGGCGACGCCGCTGGTGGTCGTCACGCTCATCGAGGCGACCGGCTCCACCCCCGCGGACACGGGCGCCAAGATGCTCGTCACGGCCGACGGTTTAGAGATCGGCACGGTTGGCGGCGGGCGGGTTGAAGCGAAGGCGATCGATGAAGCGATCACGTTGTTAAAAGTGAAAGGTGGTTGCAAGCTCGTCGATTGGAGCCTCAAGGCCGATGTCGGCATGACGTGCGGCGGGCGCGTGAAGCTGTTCTTTGAGCCGGTCGGCGTCGCCGACTGGCCGATCGTCGTCTTCGGAGCCGGCCATGTGACGCAAGCCCTCGCCGCAATCCTCGTGCGGCTGCCGTGCCAACTCACGTGCATCGACCCGCGCAACGAGTGGTTAGCGAAGTTGCCGAAGGGCGTCCGCGTCATTGAAACAAGCGACCCACCCGCCGAAGTCGATCGACTCCCTGACAACGCCTTCGTACTCTGCATGACGCAAGGGCACAAGTCGGACTTACCCGTGCTCGTGCGGTTGTTCCAAAGCGATCGAACGTTCCCGTACGTCGGCGTCATCGGCAGCAAAGCCAAGGCGGCGGTGCTGCGTAAGGAACTCAAGGAGGCGGGCGTGCCGGTGGAGCGTGCCGAGTTCCATTGCCCGGTGGGTCTTCAAATTGGGACGAACCATCCGGTAGAGATCGCGGTGAGCATCACGGCCCAACTCATAGAGGTGCGCGACGCGCTGGCTCTGAAAAAGTAG
- the xdhB gene encoding xanthine dehydrogenase molybdopterin binding subunit, with amino-acid sequence MPSVGQSLPHDSATGHVTGAARYIDDLPRLDRELCVDFVGSPVAAGRIRSLDLTAARQAPGVVCLLTYNDLGGPNHFGPIIPDEPFLAAEEVAYVGQPIVVIAAETAAAARKARELVVVDIEERKPILSIDEALHANSFIGPERHMVSPGAESDAAFEEAFRTAPHTLSGRFFSGGQEQFYFETQAAMSMRGESGDIRVISSTQNTTETQAVVAEALGLGMHQVVCECHRMGGGFGGKETQSAITAVMTALVAQKTGRPARLTLRRGDDMQITGKRHAYQTDYRVAFNSDGRLIAAQMAFYSNGGAFADLSTSVMERTMLHADNAYHVPMLRVTGQVCRTNLPPNTAFRGFGGPQGVALIESLLEDIAKVVGRDAFDVRRANLYRDGDDSRNVTHYGQIVRDHVMDETFDRLAASSSYRHRVAKVAEFNAASRTHVKGIAISSIKFGISFTTKFLNQANALVNVYTDGTVQVSTGGTEMGQGLYTKIQQIVADEFGLEPARVRVMATSSEKSNNTSPTAASAGADLNGMAAIDACRKITNRMRVYAAGLFASAERGLVAAPEHIVIDQGAVWDDRAPSHRLDFGQFCAMARRERVDIGARGFYATPGVDYNRETGRGNPFFYYTTGAAIAEVTIDRFTGELVFDRADLLMDIGRAINPGIDRGQVIGGFIQGVGWVTNEELRYNDAGHLLSTGPTTYKIPNITDTPRVFNVDFINNPKHQKNVRLSKAVGEPPLMLGVAVWLAAKNALQSLNGGEPVSLSIPATGEELLTRMTALVGQAVPDAAKVGCR; translated from the coding sequence ATGCCCTCCGTCGGCCAATCCCTCCCGCACGACTCCGCCACCGGTCACGTCACCGGCGCCGCGCGGTACATCGACGACCTGCCGCGGCTCGACCGTGAGCTGTGCGTCGATTTCGTCGGCTCACCGGTCGCCGCGGGAAGGATTCGCTCGCTCGACCTGACGGCGGCGCGGCAGGCGCCGGGCGTGGTTTGTCTGCTGACGTATAACGACCTCGGCGGGCCGAACCACTTCGGGCCCATCATCCCCGACGAGCCCTTCCTCGCCGCCGAAGAAGTCGCTTACGTCGGGCAGCCGATCGTCGTCATCGCCGCCGAGACCGCTGCCGCGGCGCGGAAGGCGCGCGAGCTGGTTGTCGTCGATATCGAAGAGCGTAAGCCGATCCTTTCGATCGATGAGGCGCTCCACGCCAACTCGTTCATCGGCCCCGAACGCCACATGGTGAGCCCCGGCGCTGAGAGCGACGCGGCGTTTGAAGAAGCGTTTCGAACGGCGCCGCACACGCTGTCGGGGCGGTTCTTCTCCGGCGGGCAGGAGCAGTTCTACTTCGAGACCCAGGCCGCCATGTCGATGCGTGGCGAGTCGGGCGACATCCGCGTCATCTCTTCGACGCAAAACACGACCGAGACGCAGGCCGTCGTCGCCGAAGCCCTCGGCCTCGGCATGCACCAGGTCGTGTGCGAGTGTCACCGCATGGGGGGCGGCTTCGGCGGCAAGGAGACGCAGTCGGCGATCACCGCGGTGATGACGGCCCTCGTCGCACAGAAGACGGGCCGCCCCGCGCGGCTCACGCTCCGCCGCGGCGACGACATGCAGATCACCGGCAAGCGCCACGCCTACCAGACCGACTATCGCGTCGCGTTCAATAGCGATGGCCGGCTGATCGCGGCCCAAATGGCGTTCTATTCCAACGGCGGCGCGTTCGCGGACCTCTCCACGTCCGTGATGGAACGCACCATGCTCCACGCCGACAACGCCTACCACGTGCCGATGCTCCGCGTCACGGGGCAGGTGTGCCGCACGAACCTGCCGCCCAACACGGCGTTCCGAGGCTTCGGCGGGCCTCAAGGCGTCGCGTTGATCGAAAGTTTATTGGAGGACATCGCGAAGGTCGTCGGCCGCGATGCGTTCGACGTCCGCCGCGCGAATCTCTATCGCGACGGCGACGACTCGCGCAACGTCACGCACTACGGCCAGATCGTCCGTGACCACGTCATGGATGAGACGTTCGACCGCCTCGCCGCGTCGTCGAGCTATCGCCACCGCGTCGCCAAGGTCGCCGAGTTCAACGCCGCTAGCCGCACCCACGTGAAGGGGATCGCGATCTCATCCATAAAATTCGGCATCTCGTTCACGACGAAGTTTTTGAACCAGGCCAACGCCCTGGTGAACGTCTACACCGACGGCACGGTGCAGGTCTCGACCGGCGGGACCGAGATGGGCCAGGGCCTCTACACCAAGATTCAGCAGATCGTCGCCGACGAGTTCGGCCTCGAGCCCGCGCGCGTGCGGGTGATGGCGACCTCTTCCGAAAAATCGAACAACACGTCCCCCACCGCCGCCAGCGCCGGCGCCGACCTCAACGGCATGGCCGCGATCGACGCCTGCCGGAAGATCACCAATCGCATGCGGGTCTATGCCGCGGGCCTCTTCGCCAGCGCCGAGCGCGGCCTCGTCGCGGCGCCGGAGCACATCGTCATCGACCAGGGCGCCGTGTGGGACGACCGCGCGCCGTCGCATCGCCTCGACTTCGGGCAGTTCTGCGCGATGGCCCGCCGCGAACGCGTCGATATCGGCGCCCGCGGCTTCTACGCGACGCCGGGCGTCGATTACAACCGCGAGACGGGCCGCGGCAACCCATTCTTCTACTACACGACCGGCGCCGCCATCGCCGAGGTGACGATCGACCGTTTCACGGGAGAGCTCGTGTTCGACCGCGCCGACCTGCTGATGGACATCGGCCGGGCGATCAACCCGGGCATCGACCGCGGCCAGGTGATCGGCGGCTTCATCCAGGGGGTCGGCTGGGTAACCAACGAAGAGCTGCGCTACAACGACGCGGGCCACCTGCTCAGCACAGGCCCCACGACCTACAAGATCCCGAACATCACCGACACGCCGCGCGTGTTCAACGTCGATTTCATCAACAACCCCAAGCACCAAAAAAACGTCCGCCTCAGCAAAGCGGTCGGCGAACCGCCACTGATGCTCGGCGTCGCGGTGTGGCTCGCAGCAAAGAACGCCCTCCAATCCCTCAACGGCGGCGAGCCGGTGAGCTTATCGATCCCCGCGACCGGGGAAGAACTTCTCACAAGGATGACAGCGCTCGTAGGTCAGGCTGTGCCTGACGCCGCCAAAGTAGGGTGCCGATAG
- a CDS encoding restriction endonuclease, whose product MAIQDELQYGSEADFTTKYVMPLLRRRGYAVVAYYHGSDEFGKDVVFGEIDKLGHVRYCAAQIKAVSSIGLSAVAELIQDCEQAFANPFKHPQTGAEEKISAFYAINSGTFSSQARTHFYSQLRHRYGANVRMLQGEDLLAIDRATTAESLSVLSARVSGLIAEVNYNNWILRNATLDIEKQGVQDKKQSGIVIVRVKRDVTAACLGSPQPSSDDLTTALMDYHRSLAIVDSVVHFKWRGEPAWKSVSQNLVKMRDAVASKGFTLIQAANEYLKRLDTLRI is encoded by the coding sequence ATGGCAATCCAAGACGAGCTGCAGTATGGAAGTGAGGCCGATTTCACAACTAAGTATGTTATGCCACTGCTGCGGCGCCGGGGATATGCTGTAGTTGCGTACTACCACGGCAGCGATGAGTTTGGGAAGGATGTCGTATTCGGCGAGATCGATAAGCTCGGACACGTGAGGTATTGTGCTGCACAGATAAAGGCGGTTTCCTCGATCGGGCTGTCAGCCGTAGCGGAATTAATTCAAGATTGCGAGCAAGCATTTGCAAATCCTTTCAAGCATCCGCAGACAGGCGCAGAGGAAAAGATTTCAGCGTTTTATGCAATCAACTCTGGAACATTCAGTAGTCAAGCGCGGACGCACTTTTACAGCCAGCTGAGGCATAGATATGGCGCGAATGTGAGAATGCTTCAGGGGGAAGACTTGCTTGCCATTGATCGAGCTACGACCGCCGAGAGTTTATCGGTGTTGTCTGCTAGGGTTTCGGGTTTGATTGCGGAGGTAAATTATAACAACTGGATACTGAGGAATGCTACGTTAGATATAGAGAAACAAGGTGTGCAAGATAAAAAGCAGTCTGGCATAGTCATAGTAAGGGTAAAGAGGGATGTAACTGCAGCCTGTCTAGGGTCCCCTCAGCCAAGCTCGGATGACCTGACAACTGCGTTAATGGACTATCACCGGTCGCTGGCCATAGTCGATTCGGTTGTGCATTTCAAATGGAGAGGTGAGCCTGCCTGGAAGTCCGTTAGCCAGAATCTAGTCAAGATGAGGGATGCAGTTGCATCGAAGGGGTTTACTCTAATCCAAGCGGCTAACGAGTATTTGAAGCGATTGGACACCTTGCGAATTTAG
- a CDS encoding DinB family protein produces MKAIDAIRIALKFSDMAMTHLGSMHDAPLLRPGEWGGNHAMWIAGHLAVCEGRLQQILHGGPNPLHDWKPLFDWGSEPVDDAAAYPPFEEVMQALRDLRQQTHAYLNEVSDEGLDQPTNCQPPGFGGFETVGAAIQIIACHAIGHMGGMTVVRAASGKERLFVPSQELREF; encoded by the coding sequence ATGAAAGCCATCGACGCCATTCGCATCGCGCTGAAGTTCAGCGACATGGCGATGACGCACCTGGGGAGCATGCACGACGCTCCGCTGCTGCGGCCCGGCGAGTGGGGCGGCAACCATGCGATGTGGATCGCCGGGCACTTGGCGGTCTGCGAGGGGCGGCTGCAACAGATCCTGCACGGCGGGCCCAACCCGCTCCACGACTGGAAGCCGCTGTTCGATTGGGGGAGCGAGCCGGTCGATGACGCGGCCGCCTACCCGCCGTTCGAAGAAGTGATGCAGGCCCTCCGCGACCTGCGGCAGCAGACGCACGCCTACCTCAATGAAGTGAGCGATGAGGGCCTCGACCAACCCACCAACTGCCAACCGCCGGGGTTCGGAGGCTTCGAGACCGTCGGCGCCGCGATCCAAATCATCGCCTGCCACGCGATCGGCCACATGGGCGGCATGACCGTCGTGAGGGCCGCGAGCGGGAAGGAGCGGTTGTTTGTGCCTTCGCAGGAGTTGCGGGAATTTTGA
- the eda gene encoding bifunctional 4-hydroxy-2-oxoglutarate aldolase/2-dehydro-3-deoxy-phosphogluconate aldolase, protein MSIADQSPLDVLAVYRLAPVIALGRVEDAAPLAEALVVGGLPIAEVTFRTAAAAESLRIMADCGDVLPIAGTVLTKDQASAAADSGARMVVTPGLNPVVVEHVLKLGLPICPGVCTPSDIEAALSFGLEVVKFFPAEAYGGVATLKALSGPYPMMRFMPTGGITPANLSSYLALKSVVACGGSWMVAPSLYEGGDFGPVERAVREAVTLAKP, encoded by the coding sequence ATGAGCATCGCTGATCAATCACCGCTAGATGTCCTCGCTGTGTATCGGCTCGCGCCGGTGATCGCGCTGGGGCGGGTCGAGGATGCCGCGCCGCTGGCGGAGGCTTTGGTAGTTGGCGGGTTGCCGATCGCCGAGGTGACGTTCCGCACCGCGGCGGCGGCCGAGTCGCTGCGGATCATGGCGGACTGCGGCGACGTGCTGCCGATCGCCGGCACGGTTCTAACCAAGGACCAAGCGTCCGCCGCCGCGGACTCCGGCGCGCGGATGGTCGTCACGCCCGGGCTCAACCCGGTAGTCGTTGAGCACGTGCTGAAGCTCGGCCTGCCGATCTGCCCGGGCGTTTGCACGCCGAGCGACATCGAGGCGGCCCTCTCATTCGGCCTCGAAGTCGTGAAGTTCTTTCCGGCCGAGGCGTACGGCGGAGTCGCAACGCTCAAGGCGCTCAGCGGGCCGTATCCAATGATGCGTTTCATGCCGACCGGCGGGATCACTCCGGCGAACCTGTCGAGTTATCTGGCGTTGAAATCGGTTGTCGCCTGTGGTGGGAGTTGGATGGTGGCGCCGTCGCTCTACGAAGGGGGCGACTTCGGCCCCGTTGAGCGCGCCGTGCGCGAAGCGGTGACGCTTGCCAAGCCGTAG
- the xylA gene encoding xylose isomerase produces MPAFPEVASSIPYEGPTSRNPLAFKHYDADAVIEGKSMRDHLRFSVVYWHTFRGAGSDPFGPGTMVRPWEDGTDSVENAQNRVRVAFEFITKLGAPYYAFHDRDVAPEGKTLAESHKNLDAVVAVLKEEQERTGVKLLWGTANLFSNPRYMHGAATSCNAEVFAYAAAQVKKAIEVTHELGGEGYTFWGGREGYQCLWNTDMKREQEHLARFLHLAVDHAKSIGFEKPFYIEPKPKEPTKHQYDSDAAACLNFLRQYDLLPYFKLNLETNHATLAGHTMQHELEVAGAAGALGSIDANTGDLLLGWDTDQFPTDIYVTTQCMHSILKWGGLTTGGVNFDAKVRRESFEPIDLFYAHIGGMDAFARGLKIAAAMRADGRLEEMVRDRYVSWDSGLGAEIEAGEHSLASLEQLMLDKGEAAPNASGRQELFENVVNDYL; encoded by the coding sequence ATGCCCGCGTTCCCCGAAGTCGCGTCGTCGATCCCCTACGAAGGCCCCACGAGCCGCAACCCGCTGGCTTTCAAGCACTACGACGCCGACGCGGTGATCGAGGGCAAGTCGATGCGGGACCACCTGCGGTTCAGCGTCGTCTACTGGCACACGTTCCGCGGCGCCGGCAGCGACCCCTTCGGCCCCGGCACGATGGTGCGGCCGTGGGAGGACGGCACCGACAGCGTCGAGAACGCCCAGAACCGCGTGCGCGTCGCGTTCGAGTTTATTACGAAACTCGGCGCGCCGTACTACGCGTTCCACGACCGCGACGTGGCGCCCGAGGGGAAGACGCTCGCCGAGAGTCATAAGAACCTCGACGCGGTCGTTGCCGTGCTCAAGGAAGAGCAAGAGCGCACCGGCGTGAAGCTGCTGTGGGGCACCGCCAATCTCTTCAGCAACCCGCGCTACATGCACGGCGCGGCGACGAGCTGCAACGCCGAGGTCTTCGCCTACGCCGCGGCGCAGGTGAAGAAGGCGATTGAGGTGACGCACGAACTGGGTGGTGAGGGCTACACGTTCTGGGGCGGCCGTGAGGGCTACCAGTGCTTGTGGAACACCGACATGAAGCGCGAGCAGGAGCACCTGGCTCGCTTCCTTCACCTCGCTGTGGATCACGCCAAGTCGATCGGTTTCGAAAAACCGTTCTACATCGAGCCCAAGCCGAAGGAGCCGACGAAGCACCAGTACGACTCGGACGCCGCCGCGTGCCTCAATTTCTTGCGACAGTACGACCTGTTGCCGTACTTCAAGCTCAACCTCGAAACGAACCACGCCACGCTTGCCGGGCACACGATGCAGCACGAGCTGGAGGTCGCCGGAGCGGCGGGCGCGCTCGGCTCGATCGACGCCAACACGGGCGACCTCTTGCTCGGTTGGGACACGGACCAGTTCCCCACCGACATCTACGTGACGACGCAGTGCATGCATTCGATCCTCAAGTGGGGCGGGCTCACGACCGGCGGCGTCAACTTCGACGCCAAGGTCCGCCGCGAAAGCTTCGAGCCGATCGACCTGTTCTACGCCCACATCGGCGGCATGGACGCGTTCGCGCGCGGCCTCAAGATCGCCGCGGCGATGCGCGCCGATGGGCGGCTGGAAGAAATGGTCCGCGATCGCTACGTGAGTTGGGACAGCGGGCTGGGGGCCGAAATCGAGGCCGGCGAGCACTCGCTGGCGTCGCTCGAACAGCTGATGCTAGACAAGGGCGAAGCCGCCCCCAATGCGAGCGGTCGGCAGGAGTTGTTTGAGAATGTCGTTAACGACTATCTATAA
- a CDS encoding CHAD domain-containing protein, whose product MPYALLIDEPVGEALPRLARDQLDEAVTALSTLDRKTAVHEARKSCKRVRSLLRMYRPGLGSLYKAADREVRDIARLLSGTRDQDVLPATCEGLLNETMKEETRGAVESTRDLLLSTTNNQDSASFDGVIARLEAIRVASQDWRAKRPRRSAADGVKRVYRDGRRIRQKCDLDGPATPWHELRKSVKHHAYHAKLMKKLHPAGRAYAKPWGRLGELLGREHDLSVLMVRLAEITHPEGRSLELVLLATGEKRARLRLKAIKLATRLYDPSPRLVRKVVRELLPK is encoded by the coding sequence ATGCCCTACGCGTTGTTGATTGACGAGCCGGTCGGCGAAGCCCTCCCGCGCCTGGCGAGAGATCAACTCGACGAGGCCGTTACTGCGTTGTCAACGCTCGACCGCAAGACGGCGGTGCACGAGGCGCGCAAGTCTTGTAAGCGGGTCCGCTCCCTCCTGCGGATGTACCGTCCGGGCCTCGGGAGCCTATACAAGGCGGCGGATCGAGAAGTACGCGATATCGCTCGGTTGCTTTCAGGGACCCGCGATCAAGACGTGCTGCCCGCTACCTGTGAAGGGTTGCTCAACGAGACCATGAAAGAAGAAACTCGCGGGGCGGTCGAATCGACCCGTGACCTCCTTCTATCGACAACCAACAACCAGGATTCCGCCTCGTTCGACGGCGTCATCGCGCGATTGGAAGCAATCCGTGTCGCATCGCAAGACTGGCGTGCGAAGCGTCCCCGGCGCTCAGCGGCCGACGGAGTCAAACGTGTCTACCGCGATGGACGACGGATTCGACAGAAGTGCGATCTGGACGGCCCGGCGACGCCGTGGCATGAGTTGCGCAAGTCGGTTAAGCACCACGCCTATCACGCCAAGCTAATGAAGAAGCTTCACCCGGCAGGCAGAGCTTATGCAAAGCCATGGGGACGACTTGGTGAGTTGCTCGGAAGGGAACACGACTTGTCGGTGCTGATGGTGCGTTTGGCGGAGATCACTCACCCGGAAGGACGGTCATTGGAGCTTGTTCTACTGGCGACCGGCGAGAAGCGAGCCCGTCTTCGATTGAAAGCGATAAAGCTGGCAACTCGCCTATACGACCCTTCGCCACGTCTGGTGCGGAAGGTCGTGCGTGAGCTGTTGCCGAAATAG
- a CDS encoding sugar kinase: MSLLTLRPRKDCRWDLVSLGEVMLRLDPGEGRVRTTRNFRVWEGGGEYNVARGLRRCFGMQTAIVTALADNEVGRLVEDLMLQGGVDVSNVRWTKYDGVGREVRNGLNFTERGFGVRGAVGCSDRGHTAVSQLKPGDIDWDDLFGRQGVRWLHTGGIFAALSDTTPAVIEEALRKAKEHGVATSYDLNYRPSLWKAIGGHARAQEVNRRLALLVDVMIGNEEDFTACLGLEVEGVDQALTELPITGYRRMIERAVQEYPNFRVTATTLRSVKSATVNDWGALCWAGGQFYEATARQDLEILDRVGGGDSFASGLIYGLMTGDDPQRAVEYAAAHGALAMTTPGDTSMATLAEVEKLVAGAAARVDR; this comes from the coding sequence ATGTCGCTACTAACACTCCGTCCGCGTAAAGATTGTCGCTGGGACCTCGTGTCGCTGGGCGAGGTGATGCTGCGGCTCGATCCCGGCGAGGGCCGCGTCCGCACGACGCGTAACTTCCGCGTGTGGGAAGGGGGCGGCGAGTACAACGTGGCCCGCGGCCTGCGGCGCTGCTTCGGCATGCAGACGGCGATCGTTACAGCGCTCGCCGACAACGAGGTGGGCCGACTCGTCGAAGACCTGATGCTTCAAGGGGGCGTCGATGTCTCAAACGTCCGATGGACGAAGTACGACGGCGTCGGCCGCGAAGTGCGCAACGGCCTCAACTTCACCGAGCGCGGCTTCGGCGTCCGCGGCGCCGTCGGTTGCAGCGACCGCGGCCACACGGCCGTATCACAGCTCAAGCCCGGCGACATCGACTGGGACGACCTCTTCGGCCGCCAGGGCGTCCGCTGGCTGCACACGGGCGGCATCTTCGCGGCGCTGTCCGACACGACGCCCGCCGTCATCGAAGAGGCATTGCGTAAAGCAAAAGAGCACGGCGTCGCCACGTCGTACGACCTCAACTACCGCCCGTCATTATGGAAGGCAATCGGCGGGCACGCCCGCGCGCAGGAAGTGAATCGTCGTCTTGCGCTGCTGGTGGACGTGATGATCGGCAACGAAGAAGACTTCACCGCGTGCCTGGGACTCGAAGTCGAAGGCGTTGATCAAGCGCTCACGGAACTGCCAATCACCGGCTATCGACGGATGATCGAGCGAGCCGTGCAGGAGTACCCCAACTTCCGCGTCACGGCGACGACGCTCCGCAGCGTCAAGAGCGCCACCGTCAACGACTGGGGCGCCCTCTGCTGGGCCGGCGGGCAGTTCTACGAGGCGACCGCGCGCCAAGACCTCGAGATCCTCGACCGAGTCGGCGGCGGCGACAGTTTTGCATCCGGCCTGATCTATGGCCTGATGACCGGTGATGACCCGCAGCGGGCCGTCGAGTACGCCGCCGCCCACGGGGCCTTGGCGATGACCACGCCCGGAGACACGTCGATGGCGACGCTCGCCGAAGTCGAGAAGCTCGTCGCCGGCGCCGCGGCCCGGGTGGACCGCTAA
- a CDS encoding amidohydrolase family protein, translating into MAFCLLASSLSSGEETTRHYADTHIHLLNFLQGGEFLNDDDTFAGSSWGEVRHQRFVTLPAGERWRRVAGVMRCMERSNIERAIIFGMPVVKKWDENDSYERPDGYLDNESPVLLARDTDLIVASAIEEARLRYHDDEQQLERLNAIAPFVCGIDPTDLGAVDQVVHRILEYPGTWQGIGEVFSRHDDLTHLQLGEHPRANHPALLRVCKFAGENHLPVSIHHNIAPVSRPGSNRPPVYLDELIELFRYCHETPGSGRESTVFIWCHAGTSRRVQVENLPYWIDEVLAVYGEHVYIDLSWVVWDNYIEDDIATWAKLIEKHPDRFMLGSDVVGGATNAAEQLTRFEPLLAALDAKVAQRVARGNLCDLLDRMAERRRLAGLSHKDLAGIELPKDYRFPEYAHMPRLRDEESFVRSRLQRQDK; encoded by the coding sequence GTGGCCTTTTGCCTGCTGGCCTCATCCCTCTCATCGGGTGAGGAGACGACGCGCCACTACGCCGACACCCACATCCATCTGCTCAACTTCCTGCAGGGCGGCGAGTTCCTCAATGACGACGACACCTTTGCCGGGTCCAGTTGGGGCGAAGTCCGCCACCAGCGGTTCGTGACGCTGCCCGCAGGCGAGCGTTGGCGACGCGTCGCCGGCGTTATGCGCTGCATGGAGCGGTCCAACATCGAACGGGCAATAATTTTCGGCATGCCGGTGGTGAAGAAGTGGGACGAGAACGACAGCTACGAACGCCCCGACGGGTATCTCGACAACGAGTCGCCCGTGCTGCTCGCACGTGACACCGATCTTATTGTCGCTAGCGCCATCGAAGAGGCGCGACTGCGTTACCATGACGACGAACAGCAACTAGAACGCCTCAACGCGATCGCGCCGTTCGTCTGCGGCATCGATCCGACGGACCTCGGGGCCGTGGATCAAGTTGTTCACCGAATCCTCGAGTACCCCGGCACCTGGCAGGGGATCGGCGAAGTTTTTTCACGGCACGACGACCTCACGCACCTGCAACTCGGCGAGCACCCCCGGGCCAACCACCCCGCCCTGCTGCGCGTCTGCAAGTTCGCCGGGGAGAATCATTTGCCGGTGAGCATCCACCACAACATCGCGCCGGTGTCGCGACCAGGATCGAATCGGCCGCCGGTGTACCTGGACGAGCTTATCGAACTCTTCCGTTATTGCCACGAGACGCCGGGCTCAGGCCGCGAATCAACGGTCTTCATCTGGTGCCACGCCGGCACGAGCCGTCGGGTGCAGGTTGAGAACTTGCCTTATTGGATCGACGAAGTGCTCGCTGTTTATGGCGAACACGTTTACATCGATCTCTCGTGGGTGGTGTGGGACAACTACATCGAAGACGACATCGCGACATGGGCAAAGCTCATTGAGAAGCACCCCGATCGATTCATGCTCGGGTCCGATGTCGTGGGGGGAGCAACCAACGCGGCCGAACAACTGACGAGGTTTGAACCGCTGCTCGCCGCGCTCGACGCCAAAGTCGCCCAGCGGGTGGCCCGCGGCAACCTCTGCGACTTGCTCGACCGGATGGCCGAACGCCGTCGGCTGGCGGGCCTGAGCCACAAGGACCTCGCCGGGATCGAACTGCCGAAAGACTACCGCTTCCCCGAGTACGCCCACATGCCCCGGCTCCGGGACGAAGAGTCGTTCGTGCGGTCACGTCTTCAGAGACAGGACAAATAG